Below is a genomic region from Venturia canescens isolate UGA chromosome 1, ASM1945775v1, whole genome shotgun sequence.
ATTTCCTTTcttgtgatgaattttaccTGCCCAATGGAAAATATTACATGTTAGAAAAAgtttgaaggaaaaatagTAATTTTGGTTGTAGTGTTATTGACCTTTTCTGAACAAAGCTTTAACATTTTGTGGCTGACATCTCAAGACGTTTTCAACGCTGTCCAACGCAGCATCGTACGCCTCGATCCTAATCTGAGCTTCTGCCAAATTATTATAAACGATCGTTCTGTCCTCGAGTATGGCTTGCAAGTCTGCATCACTTATTGACTCTTCCACTTTGCGCCCTTGATCTGATTCATTGTCGCCCGATCCAGTTGACACGCTGTTTGTGGGATGCAAAAAATCCAGAGCACGCCGGTAACACTGGATTGCGAGGGTTGGCTCCGATCGTTCAAACCACCAATTTCCACGCTCACGTTTCTTGTTCCTTCAATATTATAATATACATTGTGTTTGAGATTTTGAATGAATTCAGgcctgatttttcattttttactctgGCTGAAGTTGTAAATTTCAATAAGAACAAAATTGTTGCCTAAATGATGAAGGGAGTATCAGAATCCTTACGAATTTGATGGATCAAAATCGAGAAAAGTCGAAAACAGTTGGTTAGTAATGTCTACTTTCCTGGTCACTgttgtttatatttttgatCTGATTATTTTAATCACATTGTGTCTAaagattttcatgaaaaataaaagaaaattgaaggcGTATCGATGTTTGTTCCGAATTCAAGTAATGATTCAGCCACAAGAACACAGATTTTCTTTGAGataatttatcatttatattaaGATAAAGCACATTTTGTTGATATTTCGACCTCGATTTATGATAAAAAACTTGACATGATATACAATTGCGAAAATCGGATTCGTGTCAAACGTGTCAGAACACACGACCAACATCTATTTACTTCCTTGCCACAAAATTTCGTGTAATGATGAAGGCGTTCCTCAATACTTTGCATACCCGATCTTTTTCCTTCTGTGGAAATCCAGGTCCTCAATGTCCGTTTCGGTGTTCATTGATTTCAATTCAATGGTGTACAAGAGAGTGGCACCAGGAGGAATATCAGGTGGCAAACCAGTGTCACCGTAAGCAAATCTAGAAGCTACTTCTATTTCTGCTGTCTCCCCGAGTTCCATAAGAGCTATAGCCAGATCAAGCccctgaaaaaaatggtttatgTTAAAAGATACAACGCTGTGAATCACTTGAGAAAACAACAGCCTTCAAAAACAAATGGCAATATTGTgagtacaaaatttttttttaaatctcaaaTTATTCTTCATTAGCAATTGTAGCCAATCGCTCATTTCGAATGCTAAGCCCTGAAGCCAGAGTTCATCCTTTTTTTGAACTTCCCCACCCTTTTTTCCAATAACTCCTTCGCAAAAATTTCTCTCCTTCCATCTCCCCTATGTGGGGCTGCTCTAGCTGACTGATTCTACACAAATGCAATTGCCAAAGGTGATTAAAAACTGTAGGAAAGCTTGCTGGTACAGTCAGTACTGAACTGGCCTCGGTGAGAGACAATGCCAGCATGCTCTAGCACTGCCACAAAAGGTGCTGAGCCCGCAACCTCCTCAGCTATGATGAAATGAGCTAGCCAATGTTACAGCGAAAGGCCACCATCCTTACGATGAGAACCATCTATAGGAGGTTACCGAAGCCATATATTGACCACACATGAATCACATAGAGGTTATTCCGGCTGCAGATTCATGGAAGTAGGATCCAAACTACTTAGAATTATGGTAGAAatacttggaaatttttttaaatttttcattggctcAGTGTGGTTGGAATTTGAACCCAGATTTTCTACAAGACCAGCTGCTTTTCCTCATTCTAATGTACAGTGGTACTAAAGTtcactttttcaaattaaaaaaaaaaatactttctccTTATTTGCTACTATTGCCTGTAATCTGACAaatatttgataaaacgtCAAGTGAAAGTTAAGAAATGTTCTTCGATTACAGCACAGCAAATTTGAATGGAATTGAGTCATTCTTTTggtttattttgaaattcattgaatACCTGGATAACTTCAACATCTCCCAATTGTATGGTAATGTCGTCAACTTCTTCAACAATTTTATCACTTTCTGGAAGTTTGCAGGTAATTCTGAGGGTGCAAAGATCATATCTATTAGGCCGAAAGCCCTTTTGACCTTTggatatcgttttttttctaagttGTCCATTCCCGAGAATGTCGATCCATTCCTGTTCGGGATGATCCTGGAGAGCAGCCTGTGTTAGAGGATCATTAGGATCAACGTCGAAATTGAGATCTTCTTTAATAAAATCAGCCTGAGACTGCCCCTCGGGAATCGGTGGAGTATCCATTGCTTTAAAAACAAAccattcgaaaaattattttaccgTTTAGTTCTAATGATTGcgtcgaattgaaaattttgacgagTCATCATTGATCGCTCTGGAATTAATTTactaattaatttcattcgaatcaaTTGATAGTCGGAATGTAACGAAcctttttattatattcgtACAATTTTGTGGGCAGACgttaaatgataaaatttttcaaatggaatATTCTGGCACGATtctatttcgttcgattgataACTCTCCGATGAATGATGTTAACGAGAAGAATGACAGCAACGATGATGACCCATTATTTCGGCAAGTTCACGACTCGTTGCGCCAACTTGATACTTCTTTCCGCAAACGTGAACTGAAATTCATAATTCTTTAACACAACCGGTATCACAGGTTGTTTACTTAGCCAGCAGAGCATGCTTACCACAATCCTACCACCCCAACAGCATATATATATGATGACGTTGCGCTTGATTCAAACGATTCAAACCTGTAGAAAACCGTTACAGcggtgaaaacaaaaatctgaATGTCAAATCGTGCTCTACGGGAACTCATAATAGAACATTTGTCAATAAACAGTTGGGTATAGAAAAATGAGTGCTGTTTTTACTCAACTCAGAAATttcggtaaaaaaattgatggcgacttgaaaaaattggaggaaaattggagttcGCCGCTCTCTTACATTAGTGGTTATGGCGACAACGTTGAAGAAGCGAGTCCCTATGTTGAAGCTTTTCTCGGTACAATCAAAGAAATACaggtaaaggaaaaaatagcttcacatatttttcgaattggAAATCCAATAATATAAAactaatttatatttttctcacacaGAATCTTTTAAGTTTCACTTTATTTACTTTTCTTTCATATATCTGTAATACAGGATCAGCTGATTGAAAACTTGGATTCTCGAACAACACATATAACCGAGACTAATAAAGTCTTGTCACACGTGGAAAATATTTACGAAGAACTGAAACAACAATATGAAGACGTTGAAAAGCTACTTGCTGATAACGGTTATCAATCCTTAATAGAATATCCTCAATGGTAAGATGTTTTGATAATTTAGACCTACTCAAGCCAATTGctatataaaattttcataagaCTATATATTATTCAACAAATAACATTTTAGATAACTTATTAACAAAGAGTTTaagtatatttattatttatttcatgtaAATGACAGTTCATCCACAACAGAGTCTGACATGGAATCGAGTATTCTTACGCCAGAACAAATGGGAAATACTACATCGTCGTCTGTATTCCTCAGTCCTGATGAAAACAGGGTCTCCGACACGTTTATAACACTGCGAAATCAACCAAAAAGTATTGCCACTCCAGTAATTAAAAGTGTTGGAATTGTTTCAAAATCAAGACGCTAGTTTTAGTATAAAATAATATCCTTAGCTGTTGAAACCTGAATGGGAACTGTGTATATACTTTGAAACATTTGTCTGcagattcactgaaatatGTCCTTCAATGGTATCAGTGAGAAGCATAAAGAATTCTTACATGCCTACTAATATTCACTTTAAAGAGTTGAATAACAAACAATTTCCTTAAACTATTAAATGAAATAGGGTGAGCGACGAAAGTATTTGTACAAAGGATATATTAAACCAAATGTAGATCAACACTTTCATAAGACTCATAACTTTATCATTAGTAATAAGCGCTGTTAAAAATTGAGCAATAAGCAATTGTTTAGATAATTTTGTAATGGAAACTGTTTTCAATAAATACTTGTTTTATAGTATGTTTGTTTCGTATAAAGAGGATCAGaataacaaaattatgtcgatacagaaaaaattgtgtacaacaaaaatttagttgatcaaaaaaatttgaagtatTTGGGTGATACTTTGCTCAATTTTAGTATGTGAATTACTCGTGGTCGCGAATTTGACATATTCGCCCCTCATGTCAGCTTTTCCCCGCTATTCCCACTATACGGAGCACCACGCTCTCCCGACCATTGCCGCCCCACCGGCCAAAGCGCCAAGCGAAataagcaaaaaataaaactgagACAGAGTATGCCCCACAAATGTAAACACGTCACAAACGAGCTAGTGAAAAATCAGTAATATTTAGTGATCGCGAACTTGCTGCGATTTTCTTTTGCTGTATCAAGTTTTGAGTTTTGAAggtatttggaaatttatgaaatttgcaaatttaaaTACTACTCTAGCGGATCGTACGATCAGAAAACGGtcgaaaaaagtacaaaaacgaccGATTTTGGTCGATTATGTACTTTAAATACAATAATAAAGGTAATAACTAACTTCACgcggatttttgtttttgattcgctattttttcatcaaaaagtgACGTCGTACTACGTATTTTGATTCACAGAGGTCGACAAATGATGAGCGCgctgagaaaagagaaaagtcaGAAATCAAAAATTAATCAGCCAAGTTCACAGAGGTTGAGGGCCCTGATGTGCAGGTGCTGCATCGGCGCCAAACCCAACCCTCGTAGAACTCTTCCGAGTTGTTATCGATGTGTATTGATTACAAATTTCCCGAACACCACAACCCTACAACCCTCATATTCTTATTCTGTTATCATTGCGTTGTTGTGTCATACCAGTggatatttttgtttgttaatcGACTTTTTGGCATTCGTGTATAGTTGTCCAAAtacatataaatttatataaacTTTGTTTATATACTTTGTTTGTCACTCTGCTCCATGTTAAAGCTCTCATCCCTCTTGATCGTGCATCTCATTGATGTGTCGtcgaaaataagtatcgaTATGATTGAAGTTTGTTCATCAGTAGGATGAGAGAAACCAAGCTAGGAGTCATGGAATAATATGAAATTGGATCAAGTAGAATAACCCTGCTTGGGTTTTCACAAGAGAATTTGTGACAGAGGTAAAATGGACACAGCTACTGAATCAGAGAACATTGAGAGATTGGAAAAGGAGGCAGAAACCTTGAAAATTCGTCTTGACGATGAAAGACAAAAACTTAACGACGTTACACGTATGctgaaatttattgatttaacTTAATAGTCTTACATTAATAGAGGAGTTAAAGTTTCTCCTTTGTTTGTTTTCAGTTTCTAGTGTGGCGGATAGGTTGGAAGTTATCAATGCCATAATTGTCAAACCAAGAAGAATTTTAAAAGGCCACCAAGCTAAAGTATTGTGTTCCGATTGGTCCCCTGATAAACGGCACATTGTTTCGTCTTCTCAGGTATTATCTCATACTATGCAtgttttttgccattttttttggtgatatttgaaatttgaataaatcttTTTATTCTAATTGGAAGCTTTAAAGAATATGAGGACATTTCCATCTCCAAGGAGATGTCAATCAGAGCATGTGGTACAATGGGATTTTGAATTCAATACAATAATGTATAGGCGTGTATTACAATGTctgtaaaaaaacattttacaaaattgTCAGGAATAACTGAGTTTATCCTTGTACAGCAATAATTTGAAACCAAGTACAACAAACAAGAAAATCAGATCTCAAGCCAACACTGGGTTTAAACAAAAtggtataattttttttcaacgtcctAAGTAGAGCCTTGCCTTATTAAGTTCTCCATGTCAAAGTGAAAAGTccatataagaaaaaaaaccactaTAAAAGTCTCTTGAAACCATACCCTGTACCGAGTGCCAGTGACATAGTATCTCTGATTATATTCATTGGAAGATGGAAAGATAAATATAAAAGGATGCTATAGTACATATAGTTCAATAGCTAAAGAAtaatttgacataaaaatagATTGACAATTATtgcaaaagtataaaaaacattgttgtgatttttcttcatcgttaTCAATTATCATATGGTTGGAATTCTTATACAAAATACAGATTTGCTTTAAGCAAAAACTTACATTTGTCgtgaaaatccaaaaaaaattaaatactcATGCATATGGGACTATTAAAACCAATAGGATGGGAAGATGATTATTTGGGACGCATTCACAACCAACAAAGAACACGCTGTAACAATGCCAACGACCTGGGTAATGGCTTGTGCTTATGCTCCAAGCGGAGCTCTCGTCGCTTGCGGGTGCGCTAACTTTGTGTCATTTTATATAGCAATCGATTCAGCATTAGGATCGTTTAAACACTgaacgattgattttacagGGGATTGGACAACAAAGTAACCGTCTATCCTTTAAGCCTGGAAGATGATGtaacaacgaggaaaaaaactgtAGGAACCCATACATCGTACATGTCCTGCTGTGCATTTCCAAACAGTGATCAACAAATACTAACAGGCAGCGGTGATAGCACGTGTGCCCTCTGGGACGTTGAAAGCGGTCAGCTGTTGCAAAATTTCCATGGACACTCCGGTGACGTAATGTCAATCGATCTTGCACCTAGTGAAACTGGTAACACCTTTGTTTCCGGTAGTTGTGACAAAATGATTCTCATTTGGGATATGAGAAGCGGTCAGTGCGTTCAGAGTTTCGAAGGTCATCGATCGGATGTGAACTCTGTACGTAAAGTTCATTTTCTTCAAGATTGGACTTGCATCATTTAATAAACTATCAAACATCCGAGTATAAAAAATAGTATTGACTTTAAAGCTCTATGGGCattgattttcaataaaagtgatgaaatatatttttcaatactttgaaaaatataaatatctgGAAGATTTCAcgaatatttcataaaaacaaatgaagTTTTTTGATAACTTTATGATTGAATATCAATGTTCGAAGGCTCGAAGGATGTCTGAATATTTCGACGCTTACGAATGAATATTAATGTGATTAGAAAATAAACACAGTATTTGGTCTGTAATCCAAATATCAAACTTGGATTACAAATCGAAAACGATCGTGTtccgaaaaatcaaaaaatttaaagaaatGCTTTACTTCAGGTACGTTTCCACCCAAGCGGTGACGCAGTCGCAACGGGTTCCGATGACGCAACCTGTCGTCTCTTCGACCTTCGTGCCGACAAAGAAGTCGCTGTATATGCCAAAGAGAGTATTATTTTCGGTGCTAACGCTGTCGATTTGAGTATCAGTGGGAGATTACTCTTCGCCGGTTACAACGATTACACAATTAACGTTTGGGACACACTCAAGTGTCAGAGGATAACGATACTGTATGGCCACGAGAACAGAGTTTCGTGTCTTCGCGTATCACCGGATGGGACCGCATTATCGACCGGAAGTTGGGACGCTACACTCCGAGTTTGGGCCTAGAAACGCCACATCGGTCTTTTGAGCATTATAGAAATATTCTATTGAGAAAACGGATATTATATTACAAGAAACGTTGAATACGACTGTTTTGTTTCTCCTGGAGAAAATCTCATGAAATAACACCATTGCGACCGAATATAGTTAAATGCTTTTTTGAAaggattcattattttatgttCACTGTAAGAGGTTCACAGACATACGTGCACAGAAATATTTAAGGGACTCGATCGGTCCCATTCGTCTAGTTTACGATTGGTTGTACACAGATACTGCATTTCGACGTATTTCTCTCGTGCTCCACTATGTAGCACACCCTATTATTGCGATGGATCGTAGAATATCCAAACGTTCCCTGGTGCCATCGTTCGATTATATAATAagtattatgaaaaataaatagacaAATGTTATAGAGGTCGTGAGACTAGTGCGTGATCGTGATTTAGATATATTTATAGTTAATTTAATACGAGAGAGGCGTAAGCGCCA
It encodes:
- the Gbeta5 gene encoding guanine nucleotide-binding protein subunit beta-5, with protein sequence MDTATESENIERLEKEAETLKIRLDDERQKLNDVTLSSVADRLEVINAIIVKPRRILKGHQAKVLCSDWSPDKRHIVSSSQDGKMIIWDAFTTNKEHAVTMPTTWVMACAYAPSGALVACGGLDNKVTVYPLSLEDDVTTRKKTVGTHTSYMSCCAFPNSDQQILTGSGDSTCALWDVESGQLLQNFHGHSGDVMSIDLAPSETGNTFVSGSCDKMILIWDMRSGQCVQSFEGHRSDVNSVRFHPSGDAVATGSDDATCRLFDLRADKEVAVYAKESIIFGANAVDLSISGRLLFAGYNDYTINVWDTLKCQRITILYGHENRVSCLRVSPDGTALSTGSWDATLRVWA
- the zda gene encoding peptidyl-prolyl cis-trans isomerase FKBP8, with product MDTPPIPEGQSQADFIKEDLNFDVDPNDPLTQAALQDHPEQEWIDILGNGQLRKKTISKGQKGFRPNRYDLCTLRITCKLPESDKIVEEVDDITIQLGDVEVIQGLDLAIALMELGETAEIEVASRFAYGDTGLPPDIPPGATLLYTIELKSMNTETDIEDLDFHRRKKIGNKKRERGNWWFERSEPTLAIQCYRRALDFLHPTNSVSTGSGDNESDQGRKVEESISDADLQAILEDRTIVYNNLAEAQIRIEAYDAALDSVENVLRCQPQNVKALFRKGKIHHKKGNHVKAYETLLQALKIMPNNKAIQQELAILKSKTVKDIAHEKNLYRKMLGTPKEDHKRNNQIFSKNNSKGQENSKSAAKIAAWSLAGGAVAAIAAGVAYRFVF
- the LOC122412328 gene encoding uncharacterized protein, which encodes MSAVFTQLRNFGKKIDGDLKKLEENWSSPLSYISGYGDNVEEASPYVEAFLGTIKEIQDQLIENLDSRTTHITETNKVLSHVENIYEELKQQYEDVEKLLADNGYQSLIEYPQCSSTTESDMESSILTPEQMGNTTSSSVFLSPDENRVSDTFITLRNQPKSIATPVIKSVGIVSKSRR